Proteins encoded in a region of the Streptomyces sp. NBC_00310 genome:
- a CDS encoding exopolysaccharide biosynthesis polyprenyl glycosylphosphotransferase: protein MTAERTESTVPSSGGRQRDYGGAAVSVAPPREAVGGLARPAGRRPVARPPSGLPLLAVDGGAALLAVLALTGDTAPGRPLMAAALTLAVAWLNARARLYRPPAVPAVLDELPAVWGRIVLGWCVLGAGVAAHSPDHALAAHELALGCALQSAVACVGRGTVHWHRRRALVRRPGAALVVGPAATAQRVAAAFLRHPGCGVRPVGVVADQAGGTEGLPVLTTAEEVRRAAVQNGVQAVLVVGSRTERAPLLGTLEADGCALWEVDAESPSYDREGSTELLAGFACRRLELTNRHEASGKRMLDVVVSGALLLMVSPLLLMCAVVLRLSDGPGVVFRQERIGRDGLPFTLLKFRTHRPADAHEAATRWSVANEREMGWFCRFLRRSSLDELLQLWNVLRGDMSLVGPRPERPYFVAKFGQTYPGYAARHRMRTGITGLAQVTGLRGDTSIEDRARFDNAYIDNWSLWQDFCILVRTATALVRPTGS from the coding sequence GTGACTGCGGAACGTACGGAAAGTACCGTCCCCTCCTCCGGTGGCCGGCAACGCGACTACGGCGGCGCGGCCGTCTCGGTGGCCCCGCCGCGCGAGGCCGTCGGCGGCCTGGCCCGTCCGGCCGGGCGGCGGCCCGTCGCCCGGCCTCCCTCGGGGCTGCCCCTGCTCGCCGTGGACGGCGGCGCGGCCCTGCTCGCGGTCCTGGCGCTCACCGGCGACACGGCTCCGGGGCGGCCGCTGATGGCCGCCGCCCTGACCCTGGCCGTGGCGTGGCTGAACGCCCGGGCGCGCCTGTACCGGCCGCCCGCCGTGCCCGCCGTGCTCGACGAACTGCCCGCCGTGTGGGGGCGGATCGTGCTCGGCTGGTGCGTGCTCGGCGCCGGTGTGGCCGCGCACTCCCCCGACCACGCGCTCGCCGCCCACGAGCTGGCCCTCGGCTGCGCCCTGCAGTCGGCGGTGGCCTGTGTCGGCCGGGGCACGGTGCACTGGCACCGGCGCCGGGCGCTCGTCCGGCGCCCCGGCGCGGCCCTGGTGGTGGGCCCGGCGGCGACCGCGCAGCGCGTGGCCGCCGCGTTCCTGCGCCACCCGGGGTGCGGCGTCCGGCCCGTCGGTGTCGTCGCCGACCAGGCCGGCGGGACCGAGGGTCTGCCCGTGCTGACCACCGCCGAGGAGGTGCGGCGGGCGGCCGTCCAGAACGGCGTCCAGGCCGTGCTCGTCGTCGGCTCCCGCACCGAACGCGCCCCGTTGTTGGGCACGTTGGAGGCCGACGGCTGCGCCCTGTGGGAGGTGGACGCCGAGTCCCCCTCGTACGACCGGGAGGGCTCGACCGAGCTGCTCGCCGGGTTCGCCTGCCGACGGCTCGAATTGACGAACCGCCATGAAGCCTCCGGGAAGCGGATGTTGGACGTGGTCGTGTCCGGGGCGCTGCTGCTGATGGTGAGCCCGCTGCTGCTGATGTGCGCGGTGGTGCTGCGGCTGAGCGACGGGCCCGGGGTGGTGTTCCGGCAGGAGCGGATCGGCCGGGACGGGCTGCCGTTCACGCTGCTGAAGTTCCGTACCCACCGCCCGGCCGACGCGCACGAGGCGGCGACCCGGTGGAGCGTGGCGAACGAGCGGGAGATGGGCTGGTTCTGCCGCTTCCTGCGGCGCAGCTCGCTGGACGAGCTGCTCCAGCTGTGGAACGTGCTGCGCGGTGACATGAGCCTGGTCGGCCCGCGCCCCGAACGGCCCTACTTCGTGGCCAAGTTCGGGCAGACCTACCCGGGTTACGCGGCCCGGCACCGGATGCGGACCGGCATCACCGGGCTGGCCCAGGTCACCGGGTTGCGCGGGGACACCTCCATCGAGGACCGGGCCCGCTTCGACAACGCGTACATCGACAACTGGTCGCTGTGGCAGGACTTCTGCATCCTGGTCCGCACGGCTACCGCGCTCGTCCGTCCGACGGGGAGCTGA
- a CDS encoding O-antigen ligase family protein: MRAAAPVLPVVAVVAALALPVTQGAEGGATPADAVSGLLVLWCAGLLLRDRRRPLTRTAAVVIGLPVCGLAVAAVGAGDPGAGIAGLGRYLQIFVLVPTAVLLCVRSRSDFRVVAWSFVGLALWQGAVGVHQYATGTGASYAGEDIRAVGTFGAGDVMGMATVVSFGLVCAVGLALAPGTAEQRAWALVCSVLLTLPLAVSFSRGAWIATAVACGLQVVLAGLRRAVVVFVAVVALGVVLVGGLGIGSAMLQDRISSITRVADAPDQSVTDRYTMWAAAVGMWREQPLTGVGLKGFPEHRDGHASLALSAGSDIGGAGTTYQKQALLSPHNMYLLVLSEQGLIGVLTLGGSWLALGVCGARGLVRSRRERGPGGLDCGLVACGLVSWVLVDFVYADIGGPTTVLTAVCFGLVAWWALADRTATGAAPVEAAVARVPEGAGAR; encoded by the coding sequence CTGCGCGCTGCGGCGCCCGTCCTGCCCGTGGTCGCCGTGGTCGCCGCGCTCGCCCTGCCGGTCACGCAGGGCGCCGAGGGCGGCGCGACCCCGGCCGACGCCGTCTCCGGGCTGCTGGTGCTGTGGTGCGCCGGGCTTCTCCTGCGGGACCGGCGGCGCCCCCTGACCCGTACGGCGGCGGTGGTCATCGGACTGCCGGTGTGCGGGCTCGCCGTCGCGGCGGTCGGGGCGGGCGATCCCGGGGCCGGGATCGCCGGGCTCGGCCGGTACCTCCAGATCTTCGTGCTGGTGCCGACGGCGGTACTGCTCTGCGTCCGGAGCCGGTCCGACTTCCGGGTGGTGGCCTGGTCGTTCGTGGGGCTCGCGCTGTGGCAGGGCGCCGTCGGGGTGCATCAGTACGCCACCGGGACCGGTGCCAGTTACGCCGGTGAGGACATCCGGGCCGTGGGGACCTTCGGGGCCGGCGATGTCATGGGGATGGCGACCGTCGTGTCGTTCGGGCTGGTGTGCGCGGTCGGTCTCGCGCTGGCCCCCGGGACGGCGGAGCAGCGGGCCTGGGCGCTGGTCTGTTCGGTGCTGCTGACGCTGCCGCTCGCGGTGTCGTTCAGCCGGGGCGCGTGGATCGCGACGGCCGTGGCGTGCGGGCTCCAGGTGGTGCTGGCCGGACTGCGGCGGGCGGTGGTGGTCTTCGTGGCCGTCGTCGCGCTGGGCGTCGTCCTCGTCGGCGGCCTCGGGATCGGGTCCGCGATGCTCCAGGACCGGATCAGCAGCATCACCCGGGTCGCCGACGCGCCTGACCAGTCGGTCACCGACCGGTACACCATGTGGGCCGCGGCCGTCGGCATGTGGCGCGAACAGCCGCTGACCGGCGTCGGGTTGAAGGGCTTCCCCGAACACCGCGACGGGCACGCCTCGCTGGCGCTCTCCGCCGGCAGCGACATCGGCGGGGCCGGAACGACGTACCAGAAGCAGGCGCTTCTCTCGCCGCACAACATGTACCTGCTGGTCCTGAGCGAGCAGGGGCTGATCGGTGTCCTCACGCTCGGGGGGAGCTGGCTGGCGCTGGGGGTGTGCGGGGCGCGGGGGCTGGTGCGGTCCCGGCGCGAACGCGGTCCCGGCGGGCTGGACTGCGGGCTCGTCGCCTGCGGTCTGGTCTCGTGGGTGCTGGTGGACTTCGTGTACGCGGACATCGGCGGGCCGACGACCGTGCTGACGGCCGTGTGCTTCGGGCTGGTGGCGTGGTGGGCGCTGGCGGACCGGACCGCCACGGGGGCCGCGCCGGTCGAGGCCGCCGTGGCCCGCGTACCGGAAGGGGCAGGAGCCCGATGA
- the murJ gene encoding murein biosynthesis integral membrane protein MurJ, whose translation MTSTPRTPPQPPPHVPPGPAAGDPAGPVPGPVEPTVPGARAADLSEAAPPTGRFLAKATLVTAALTAAAALLGLGRDQALSYLFGAGSETDAFLVAWTVPEFAATLLIEDGMAFVLVPAFSVAVARRARGGVGDPVRSLVASTLPRLTLAFVAAAMLLILGAPYLVEALAPGLPNPRLAVDCARLTGTCALTFGLAGYCSAALRAHRRFVAPAAIYVAYNVGIITAMFVLGGRWGVRAAAVGVAVGGVLMILTQLPSLLRQLRRKREAPEAPETPGAPAVLLASPTDPAAAPAALAAPTDSPAEAARPVELTLITTVLLFALCRQSQVLIERFLGSTLPAGAISHLNYAQKVAQIPMTFSLMLCTVTLPVVAQAMAEGDTERARSRVEKDLALVSCIVLLGAAAIFACGPQMIELLFQRGAFTAQDTAATAAVMRVYALGLLGHALVSALVRSYFSAGRPTWYPLAAMAAGIVATSWIGAATVGSWGVLGIAAANAIGITVTALLLLYGMGDRAVPIRTRQVVTEMSRPVRAAVAAGVVGMYCADRIDSPVLGLAVGGAVVAFVFVLLASAMGASGVTPALRSVTRRLPHARFR comes from the coding sequence ATGACGTCGACGCCTCGGACACCTCCTCAGCCGCCGCCCCACGTGCCGCCCGGCCCGGCCGCGGGCGACCCGGCGGGGCCCGTCCCCGGCCCGGTCGAGCCGACCGTGCCCGGCGCGCGGGCCGCCGACCTCTCGGAGGCCGCCCCGCCCACCGGCCGGTTCCTCGCGAAGGCCACGCTGGTCACGGCGGCCCTCACGGCGGCGGCCGCGCTGCTCGGGCTCGGCCGGGACCAGGCGTTGTCGTATCTGTTCGGGGCCGGCAGTGAGACGGACGCGTTCCTGGTGGCCTGGACGGTGCCGGAGTTCGCGGCGACGCTGCTGATCGAGGACGGCATGGCGTTCGTGCTGGTGCCGGCGTTCAGCGTGGCCGTGGCCCGCCGGGCGCGGGGCGGCGTGGGCGACCCGGTCCGCTCCCTGGTCGCCTCGACGCTGCCCCGGCTGACGCTGGCCTTCGTGGCGGCGGCCATGCTGCTGATCCTCGGCGCGCCCTACCTCGTCGAGGCGCTCGCCCCCGGTCTCCCGAACCCGCGGCTGGCCGTCGACTGCGCCCGGCTGACCGGCACCTGCGCCCTCACCTTCGGCCTCGCCGGCTACTGCAGCGCGGCCCTGCGCGCCCACCGCCGGTTCGTGGCCCCGGCGGCGATCTACGTGGCCTACAACGTCGGGATCATCACGGCGATGTTCGTGCTGGGCGGGCGCTGGGGGGTGCGGGCGGCGGCCGTGGGCGTCGCGGTGGGCGGCGTCCTGATGATTCTCACTCAACTGCCGTCCCTGCTGCGACAGTTGCGCCGGAAGAGGGAGGCACCCGAGGCACCCGAGACGCCCGGAGCCCCCGCGGTCCTCCTCGCCTCTCCCACCGACCCCGCCGCCGCCCCGGCGGCCCTCGCGGCTCCCACCGACTCCCCCGCCGAGGCCGCCCGTCCCGTCGAGCTCACCCTCATCACCACCGTGCTGCTCTTCGCGCTCTGCCGTCAGTCGCAGGTCCTCATCGAGCGCTTCCTCGGCTCGACGCTGCCCGCCGGCGCCATCTCGCATCTCAACTACGCGCAGAAGGTGGCCCAGATCCCGATGACGTTCTCGCTGATGCTGTGCACCGTCACCCTCCCGGTGGTGGCGCAGGCGATGGCGGAGGGCGACACCGAGCGGGCCCGCAGCCGGGTGGAGAAGGACCTCGCGCTGGTGTCGTGCATCGTGCTGCTCGGCGCCGCGGCGATCTTCGCGTGCGGGCCGCAGATGATCGAACTGCTCTTCCAGCGCGGGGCGTTCACCGCGCAGGACACCGCCGCCACCGCCGCCGTGATGCGGGTGTACGCCCTCGGACTGCTCGGCCACGCCCTGGTGAGCGCGCTCGTACGGTCGTACTTCTCGGCCGGTCGCCCCACCTGGTACCCGCTGGCCGCGATGGCCGCCGGGATCGTCGCGACCTCGTGGATCGGCGCGGCCACGGTCGGCTCCTGGGGCGTCCTCGGCATCGCCGCCGCCAACGCCATCGGCATCACCGTCACCGCCCTGCTCCTGCTGTACGGGATGGGCGACCGGGCGGTGCCGATCCGCACCCGGCAGGTGGTGACCGAGATGAGCCGGCCGGTACGGGCGGCGGTGGCCGCGGGCGTGGTGGGGATGTACTGCGCCGACCGGATCGACTCGCCCGTCCTCGGCCTCGCCGTCGGTGGCGCGGTCGTCGCCTTCGTCTTCGTCCTGCTGGCCTCGGCCATGGGCGCCTCCGGCGTCACCCCCGCACTCCGTTCCGTCACACGAAGGCTGCCGCATGCCCGTTTCCGCTGA
- a CDS encoding polysaccharide deacetylase family protein gives MYHAVGDCSDDPYRITVSPDRLDAQLGWLRRRGLRGVGMAELLAARARGEGGDLVGLTFDDGYVDFVDTALPLLRAHGCGATLFVLPGRLGGENAWDPLGPRRPLLDQRGIRVAAGTEGIEVGSHGLTHVDLTQADDETLRAETADSRALLSELTGAPVQGFCYPYGTLDQRAVDAVRDAGYAYACAIDPGPLNGPYALPRVHIGEEDTALRLLLKRKLHRLRRRPVEGV, from the coding sequence ATGTACCACGCGGTGGGCGACTGCTCCGACGACCCGTACCGCATCACCGTCTCGCCCGACCGCCTCGACGCGCAGCTCGGCTGGCTGCGGCGCCGGGGGCTGCGCGGGGTCGGCATGGCCGAGCTGCTCGCCGCCCGCGCCCGGGGCGAGGGCGGGGACCTGGTGGGGCTGACCTTCGACGACGGGTACGTCGACTTCGTCGACACCGCGCTGCCGCTGCTGCGGGCGCACGGCTGCGGGGCCACGCTCTTCGTGCTGCCGGGACGGCTCGGCGGCGAGAACGCCTGGGATCCGCTGGGCCCGCGCAGGCCGCTCCTCGACCAGCGGGGCATCCGGGTGGCCGCCGGGACCGAGGGCATCGAGGTCGGCTCGCACGGGCTGACCCATGTCGATCTCACCCAGGCGGACGACGAGACCCTGCGCGCCGAGACCGCCGACAGCAGAGCACTGCTCTCGGAGTTGACCGGTGCTCCGGTCCAGGGCTTCTGCTACCCGTACGGGACCCTCGACCAGCGCGCCGTCGACGCCGTACGGGACGCCGGGTACGCCTATGCCTGCGCCATCGACCCCGGCCCGCTGAACGGCCCGTACGCGCTGCCCCGGGTGCACATCGGCGAGGAGGACACCGCCCTGCGGCTGCTGCTGAAGCGGAAGCTGCACCGGCTGCGCCGTCGTCCCGTCGAGGGGGTCTGA
- a CDS encoding glycosyltransferase produces the protein MKALHIITGLGVGGAEQQLRLLLRHLPVACDVVTLTNPGPVADGLVSDGIQVTHLGMGGNRDLAALPRLVRLIRKGGYDLVHTHLYRACVYGRIAARLAGVRAVVATEHSLGDSQMEGRRLSPGVRALYLASERLGRSTVAVSPTVADRLKRWGVPGPRIEVVPNGIDLAGFRFDPDLRELTRRRLGLPEDAYVVGGVGRLAASKRFDVLIRGLAQLPDECWLLIVGGGPEESVLRRAAQRAGVADRVLLTGERSAAGAPGTDLPSLMNAMDVLASPSAEEAFGLAVVEAMASGLPVLYVSCPAIEDLPPDATAGARRVQGSAESFVRALLDVRAQGPRSRAVPAAAHHYCITRSAAQLMDVYAAAVSSTPSPTPSLGVSSA, from the coding sequence ATGAAGGCGCTGCACATCATCACCGGCCTCGGTGTCGGCGGCGCGGAGCAGCAACTGCGGCTGCTGCTGCGCCACCTGCCGGTCGCCTGCGACGTGGTGACGCTCACCAACCCGGGACCCGTCGCCGACGGTCTCGTCTCGGACGGAATCCAGGTCACCCATCTCGGCATGGGCGGCAACCGCGACCTCGCCGCGCTTCCCCGGCTGGTGCGGCTGATCCGCAAGGGCGGCTACGACCTCGTCCACACCCATCTCTACCGGGCCTGCGTCTACGGCCGGATCGCGGCCCGGCTGGCGGGAGTCAGGGCCGTCGTCGCCACCGAGCACTCCCTCGGCGACTCGCAGATGGAGGGGCGCCGGCTGTCCCCCGGGGTGCGCGCCCTCTACCTCGCCAGCGAGCGCCTCGGCCGCTCCACGGTCGCCGTCTCACCGACCGTCGCCGACCGGCTGAAGCGCTGGGGCGTGCCCGGCCCGCGTATCGAGGTCGTCCCCAACGGTATCGACCTCGCCGGTTTCCGCTTCGACCCGGATCTGCGTGAGCTGACCCGGCGACGGCTCGGGCTGCCGGAGGACGCGTACGTCGTCGGGGGCGTCGGCCGGCTCGCGGCGAGCAAGCGGTTCGACGTGCTGATCCGTGGGCTGGCTCAACTGCCGGACGAGTGCTGGCTGTTGATCGTCGGCGGCGGACCCGAGGAGAGCGTGCTGCGGCGGGCCGCCCAGCGGGCCGGGGTCGCCGACCGGGTGCTGCTCACCGGGGAACGTTCGGCCGCGGGTGCCCCCGGCACCGATCTGCCCTCCCTCATGAACGCCATGGACGTGCTCGCCTCGCCCAGCGCCGAGGAGGCCTTCGGGCTCGCGGTGGTCGAGGCGATGGCGTCCGGACTGCCCGTGCTCTATGTCTCCTGCCCGGCGATCGAGGACCTGCCACCGGACGCGACCGCAGGCGCCCGCCGCGTCCAAGGCAGCGCGGAGTCGTTCGTACGCGCCCTGCTGGACGTCCGCGCCCAGGGCCCGCGCTCCCGTGCCGTTCCCGCCGCCGCCCACCACTACTGCATCACCCGCAGCGCCGCCCAGCTCATGGACGTGTACGCGGCCGCCGTCTCCAGCACGCCCTCGCCAACCCCGTCCCTGGGAGTGAGTTCCGCATGA
- a CDS encoding lipopolysaccharide biosynthesis protein, with protein MTDSPIRGHAAPARARSLPPWSLLATGVLLGGAAGGAYGVVKPPVYTATSYVVAVPTEGSDPQSALGFAQAYGRVATQVAVLGDAQVWAGVPVGTLKKSVRTETSPDAPMVAVSATSSRPDLAADMANAVSRALTRHANDSERSTRVELRQFARAPRPTEASSASSTVTGLVGAAAGGLLGGLALLVRPRRTPENPPSASVPGPALAADAHGQL; from the coding sequence ATGACCGACAGCCCGATCCGTGGGCACGCCGCCCCCGCCCGCGCCAGGTCCCTGCCCCCCTGGTCCCTGCTCGCCACCGGTGTGCTGCTCGGCGGGGCGGCCGGGGGCGCGTACGGCGTGGTGAAGCCGCCCGTCTACACCGCCACCAGCTATGTCGTCGCCGTGCCCACGGAGGGGTCGGACCCCCAGTCGGCGCTCGGCTTCGCGCAGGCGTACGGGCGGGTGGCCACGCAGGTCGCGGTGCTCGGGGACGCCCAGGTGTGGGCGGGAGTGCCGGTCGGGACGCTGAAGAAGAGCGTGCGGACGGAGACCTCACCGGACGCGCCGATGGTCGCCGTGTCGGCCACCTCCTCGCGGCCGGACCTCGCCGCCGACATGGCCAACGCCGTCTCGCGGGCGCTGACCCGGCACGCCAACGACTCCGAGAGGTCGACGCGCGTGGAACTGCGGCAGTTCGCCCGCGCGCCCAGGCCGACCGAGGCGTCCTCGGCCTCGTCGACGGTGACCGGTCTGGTGGGCGCCGCGGCCGGCGGTCTGCTCGGCGGGCTGGCCCTGCTGGTCCGGCCCCGGCGCACCCCGGAGAACCCGCCCTCGGCCTCCGTGCCGGGCCCCGCTCTCGCCGCCGACGCCCACGGACAGCTGTGA
- a CDS encoding GNAT family N-acetyltransferase yields the protein MTSTLTTGASITLRAELCSDEGEFGELAEAWDRLYRRCGAATPFQSHAWLHSWWLSYGTPGRLRLVLVRDGGELRAVAPLMLVRRPLPALVPLGCPISDFADVLVDDEYAEQASAALAEGLSAAARTALIDFREVRPGAAVERIFDRWRGPRRKVTDSVCLELPAQPMDELLKRLPSSRAQRVRAKLRKLGDLGIEPRAVRADEVDSALRTMLDLHRLQWQDRKVTTEHMRPRFSEHLARSVGPMVRSGDAVVTEFRLGGDVLAVDVTLMSSRLAGGYLYGAHPRLRERKADVATMLLNACAGQVGSGAHQVLSLLRGAEPYKLRWRPDTVVNQRLLLARRRTSPLLSAVACDAAARRQGKELVRRWRARKNPEGNRDRGERGDRGERGDRGERGDRGERGEPPERKERGGGGGR from the coding sequence GTGACCAGCACGCTGACCACAGGGGCGAGCATCACCCTGCGCGCCGAACTCTGCTCCGACGAGGGCGAGTTCGGCGAGCTTGCCGAGGCCTGGGACCGTCTGTACCGGCGGTGCGGCGCGGCCACCCCGTTCCAGAGCCACGCCTGGCTGCACTCCTGGTGGCTGTCGTACGGCACGCCCGGCAGGCTCCGGCTGGTCCTGGTCCGTGACGGTGGCGAGCTGCGGGCGGTCGCCCCGCTGATGCTCGTACGGCGTCCGCTGCCCGCCCTCGTCCCGCTCGGCTGCCCGATCTCCGACTTCGCGGACGTGCTCGTCGACGACGAGTACGCCGAGCAGGCGTCGGCCGCGCTCGCCGAGGGACTGTCGGCCGCCGCCCGGACGGCACTGATCGACTTCCGCGAAGTACGGCCGGGAGCCGCCGTCGAACGGATCTTCGACCGCTGGCGGGGCCCACGCCGCAAGGTGACCGACTCGGTCTGTCTGGAACTGCCCGCCCAGCCCATGGACGAGCTGCTCAAGCGGCTGCCCAGCTCCCGGGCCCAGCGGGTGCGCGCCAAGCTCCGCAAGCTCGGCGACCTCGGCATCGAGCCGCGTGCCGTGCGCGCCGACGAGGTGGACTCCGCACTGCGGACCATGCTGGACCTGCACCGGCTCCAGTGGCAGGACCGCAAGGTGACCACCGAGCACATGCGGCCCCGCTTCTCCGAGCATCTGGCCCGCTCGGTCGGGCCGATGGTGCGCTCGGGGGACGCCGTGGTGACCGAGTTCCGGCTGGGCGGCGACGTCCTGGCCGTCGACGTCACCCTGATGTCGAGCCGGCTGGCGGGCGGTTACCTCTACGGCGCCCATCCGCGCCTGCGCGAGCGCAAGGCGGACGTCGCCACCATGCTGCTCAACGCCTGCGCCGGACAGGTCGGCTCCGGCGCCCACCAGGTGCTGAGCCTGCTGCGGGGCGCCGAGCCCTACAAGCTGCGCTGGCGCCCGGACACCGTCGTCAACCAGCGGCTGCTGCTCGCCCGGCGGCGCACCTCCCCGCTCCTGTCCGCGGTCGCCTGCGACGCGGCGGCCCGCCGCCAGGGCAAGGAACTGGTCCGCCGGTGGCGGGCGCGGAAGAACCCCGAGGGAAACCGGGACCGAGGGGAACGAGGGGACCGAGGGGAACGAGGGGACCGAGGGGAACGAGGGGACCGAGGGGAACGAGGCGAACCCCCGGAGCGGAAGGAACGCGGTGGCGGCGGCGGGCGATGA
- a CDS encoding glycoside hydrolase family 26 protein, which produces MAPQQRRSRHRRPRDRRLALVAAGVVASFALASVPVYAVGAGAVVRVTDPPAPAVPVVPAAPATPTVPAAPAVVPPAPVARKTPVPAAPTAPVAPGKPVASVAPSASVAPPGTSPVPATSPVPATPSETPKPPEQPPAFGAYLHYGPRGVARITELGEWLGGSDLRVAHTYLPGDRWSNIEGLPGFLDSWADWRRDEDDRMFVLNVPMMERNEEGVSDWEVRALLRRAAAGQFDHHYRRLAERLVELKIPDTVIVLGWEMNGITYTHRCGPDPENWKKYWNRIVTTMRAVPGQKFTFDWTPNRGRDAIPWTRCYPGDDTVDIIGMDSYDQPRGITFDEQVKEPYGLQAHVDFAKAHKKPISYAEWGLFRNGDNPEYMRRMLAWMDEHKPLYNTLTDYCPHGVWQCASNPKASEVYRSILFGRGAATATPKPTPTPTPKPTPTPKPTPTTPVRPPNCSPLDLGDWVEYWIGGKLCIRTDWWARYR; this is translated from the coding sequence ATGGCTCCACAACAGCGGCGGTCCCGGCACAGGCGGCCCCGCGACAGACGGCTGGCGCTCGTCGCGGCCGGCGTGGTCGCGTCGTTCGCCCTCGCGTCGGTCCCGGTGTACGCCGTGGGCGCGGGGGCGGTGGTCCGGGTGACCGACCCACCGGCTCCGGCCGTCCCGGTCGTTCCGGCGGCTCCGGCCACGCCCACGGTTCCGGCGGCGCCCGCCGTCGTGCCCCCGGCGCCGGTCGCCCGGAAGACGCCCGTGCCCGCCGCACCGACGGCACCCGTCGCACCGGGCAAACCGGTCGCGTCCGTCGCACCGAGCGCATCCGTCGCACCGCCGGGCACCTCGCCCGTGCCGGCCACCTCGCCCGTTCCGGCCACTCCCTCCGAGACCCCGAAGCCTCCCGAGCAGCCGCCGGCGTTCGGCGCCTATCTGCACTACGGGCCCCGCGGCGTCGCCCGGATCACCGAGCTGGGCGAGTGGCTGGGCGGCTCCGACCTGCGGGTGGCGCACACCTACCTGCCGGGCGACCGCTGGTCCAACATCGAGGGTCTGCCCGGCTTCCTGGACTCCTGGGCGGACTGGCGGCGGGACGAGGACGACCGGATGTTCGTCCTCAACGTGCCCATGATGGAGCGCAACGAGGAGGGCGTCTCCGACTGGGAGGTCCGCGCGCTGCTGCGCCGCGCCGCCGCCGGCCAGTTCGACCACCACTACCGCCGACTCGCCGAGCGGCTGGTCGAGTTGAAGATCCCGGACACCGTGATCGTGCTCGGCTGGGAGATGAACGGCATCACGTACACCCATCGCTGCGGACCCGACCCGGAGAACTGGAAGAAGTACTGGAACAGGATCGTCACCACGATGCGCGCGGTGCCGGGCCAGAAATTCACGTTCGACTGGACCCCGAACCGGGGCCGGGACGCCATTCCCTGGACGCGGTGTTACCCGGGGGACGACACGGTCGACATCATCGGCATGGACTCCTACGACCAGCCGCGCGGAATCACCTTCGACGAGCAGGTGAAGGAGCCGTACGGCCTGCAGGCACACGTCGATTTCGCGAAGGCGCACAAGAAGCCCATCTCCTATGCGGAATGGGGACTTTTCCGCAACGGCGACAACCCGGAGTACATGCGGCGCATGCTCGCCTGGATGGACGAGCACAAGCCGCTCTACAACACGCTCACGGACTACTGCCCGCACGGCGTCTGGCAGTGTGCGAGCAACCCGAAGGCGTCGGAGGTCTACCGGTCGATCCTCTTCGGCCGTGGCGCAGCGACCGCGACCCCGAAGCCCACTCCCACCCCGACGCCGAAGCCGACCCCCACGCCGAAGCCGACGCCCACCACGCCCGTACGTCCGCCGAACTGCTCGCCGCTGGATCTGGGCGACTGGGTGGAGTACTGGATCGGCGGGAAGCTCTGCATCCGCACGGACTGGTGGGCGCGCTACCGGTGA